The Mycolicibacterium mageritense genome contains a region encoding:
- a CDS encoding C40 family peptidase, whose translation MASALVSALAAPLREVQALVGAGGPPDPVLTDVRDALGTIAAAARRSWADAGTGWWGVAADNAAQRAAETAAAADALAERADLLAARVRQAGAAVGWVRTRLQAIVDGFEHRANALEPHLDEPGVAEELLTEAHDALRDAIAVVEQLRAELDQHAAAITPVGSTAPTVPAGFSGGSGTPSGFGPGLGTSGLGLPSSPTGGIRAADFSSGPGAQEAALFGDGVAIRLPDGSSAMAPNGVAASAVRHALTQLGVPYHWGGTTPGVGLDCSGLTQWAYREAGLEIPRLAQEQDVGAAVAGNALRPGDLAVWDGHVAMVVGNGTMIEAGDPVQLSPIRTTNAGQGFHGFFRPTA comes from the coding sequence GTGGCCAGTGCGTTGGTGAGCGCGCTGGCGGCGCCGCTGCGCGAGGTGCAGGCGCTCGTCGGTGCGGGTGGGCCGCCCGACCCGGTCCTGACCGATGTGCGCGACGCCTTGGGGACGATCGCGGCGGCTGCCCGGCGCTCGTGGGCCGACGCCGGGACCGGTTGGTGGGGGGTTGCGGCCGACAACGCCGCGCAACGCGCCGCCGAAACCGCGGCCGCCGCAGATGCCCTGGCCGAACGCGCGGATCTGCTCGCCGCCCGGGTTCGGCAGGCCGGCGCCGCGGTCGGATGGGTCCGCACGCGCCTGCAGGCCATCGTCGACGGATTCGAGCACCGCGCGAACGCACTGGAACCACATCTCGACGAACCCGGTGTGGCCGAGGAGCTCCTGACCGAGGCGCATGACGCGCTGCGTGACGCCATCGCCGTCGTCGAACAACTGCGCGCCGAACTGGATCAGCACGCGGCTGCGATCACCCCGGTGGGCAGCACGGCGCCCACCGTGCCTGCCGGTTTCTCGGGCGGGTCTGGCACGCCGTCGGGCTTCGGGCCGGGACTCGGAACCTCCGGCCTCGGCCTGCCGTCGAGCCCCACCGGCGGTATCCGCGCTGCCGACTTCTCATCGGGGCCGGGCGCGCAAGAAGCCGCGCTGTTCGGCGACGGCGTCGCGATCCGCCTGCCCGACGGCAGCAGTGCCATGGCACCGAACGGGGTCGCGGCCAGCGCGGTGCGCCACGCGCTGACGCAGCTGGGCGTGCCGTATCACTGGGGCGGCACCACCCCTGGCGTCGGGCTCGACTGCAGCGGGCTGACGCAATGGGCCTATCGCGAAGCCGGGCTGGAGATTCCCCGGCTGGCCCAGGAGCAGGATGTCGGCGCCGCCGTGGCAGGCAACGCGCTGCGGCCCGGCGACCTCGCGGTGTGGGACGGCCACGTCGCCATGGTCGTCGGCAACGGCACCATGATCGAGGCCGGTGACCCGGTCCAGCTGTCGCCGATCCGCACCACCAACGCCGGTCAGGGTTTCCATGGGTTCTTCCGCCCCACCGCCTGA
- a CDS encoding type VII secretion target — protein sequence MPVDTLLADTATIRTLGSAYATHAADLTVVATTLGAVPAPQLGPVGARFLTAFAAAVAAHSAAVTALGAGSAHAGAVARDNADAYDAAGHRARRMLPQV from the coding sequence ATGCCCGTCGACACCCTGCTCGCAGACACCGCAACCATCCGAACCCTGGGCAGCGCGTACGCGACGCACGCCGCCGACCTCACCGTGGTCGCGACCACGCTCGGCGCCGTACCTGCCCCGCAGCTCGGTCCAGTCGGAGCGCGCTTCCTCACGGCGTTCGCCGCGGCCGTCGCGGCCCACAGTGCCGCCGTCACCGCGCTGGGTGCCGGCTCGGCGCACGCCGGAGCCGTGGCCCGGGACAACGCCGACGCCTACGACGCGGCCGGCCACCGCGCCCGCCGGATGCTGCCGCAGGTGTGA
- a CDS encoding sigma-70 family RNA polymerase sigma factor, giving the protein MTAPATPPLESDAQLAARFACEAMQYYPVLLRSARRLTHCDADAEDLVQDTLMHAYMGFRRFEAGTNLRAWLFRILHNRWISAYRRKQRRPNELTVDEITDSDMAGSAIHSSNAGRSAEEEALDVLPDRQIREALSALPEGFRQVVFYADVQGYTYAETASLMGIPMGTVMSRISRSRERLRTSLGATEPDAA; this is encoded by the coding sequence TTGACCGCACCCGCCACCCCGCCCCTCGAGTCGGATGCCCAGCTGGCCGCCCGGTTCGCGTGCGAGGCCATGCAGTACTACCCGGTCCTGTTGCGCTCGGCCCGCAGGCTGACGCACTGCGATGCCGATGCCGAAGACCTCGTGCAGGACACATTGATGCACGCGTACATGGGTTTTCGTCGGTTCGAGGCCGGTACCAATCTGCGCGCCTGGCTGTTCCGGATCCTGCACAACCGGTGGATCAGCGCCTACCGGCGCAAGCAACGCCGTCCCAACGAGCTCACCGTCGACGAGATCACCGACAGCGACATGGCGGGCAGCGCCATACATTCGTCGAACGCCGGCCGCTCGGCCGAAGAGGAGGCGTTGGACGTCCTGCCGGACAGGCAGATCCGGGAGGCGCTCAGCGCGCTTCCCGAAGGCTTCCGGCAGGTGGTGTTCTACGCCGACGTCCAGGGCTACACCTACGCCGAGACCGCGTCGCTCATGGGCATTCCGATGGGCACCGTGATGTCCCGGATCTCCCGCAGCCGGGAACGGCTGAGGACGTCGCTCGGCGCCACCGAACCGGACGCCGCGTAG
- a CDS encoding L-aspartate oxidase, whose product MNHPVQQLGTSVLVIGSGGAGLRASIELAERGIDVLVVGKRPKADAHTTLAAGGINAALGTMDPEDSWEQHAADTLTESRLLADPVTVQIVAEGAADSIADLERWGMAFARERDGRISQRFFGAHTYRRTAYAGDYTGLELQRTLLIRADELGVRFLDSIYITQVLVCDNVVFGAYGFDVDDGTRVTIHADAVILATGGHTRIWRRTSARRDENTGDSFRLAVQAGGKIRDPELVQFHPFGLLEPEDVAGTVVSEAARGEGGILRNGLGERFMRRYDAVRMELSSRDRVALAAYTEIQEGRGTARGGVWLDVSHLPPAQIMQRLPRVYQTLMELQLLDITTTPIEVSPTAHYSMGGIWVRAEDHSTGVAGMYAIGEAASGLHGANRLGGNSLIELLVYGKIVGRAAAAYSARLAAHNRCLAAVSRAREEVDAMLTIRGTQPVRYLQRAVRNTMSEHAGVVRTEAGLRAGLRAVADIECQMSDLAVHPDISGFADLAHAFDLQSGLIAARATLETALERRESRGAHIRADHPHPDQSLQVNLVWAGPGRIEHEKLPGIPHEIAALMRPVSTLGKLVE is encoded by the coding sequence ATGAATCATCCTGTTCAGCAGCTCGGCACATCGGTCCTGGTCATCGGGTCCGGCGGAGCCGGGTTGCGCGCGTCGATCGAGCTCGCGGAGCGCGGAATCGACGTGCTCGTGGTCGGCAAGCGACCGAAGGCCGATGCCCACACCACGCTGGCCGCGGGCGGCATCAATGCCGCGCTGGGCACGATGGATCCCGAGGACAGCTGGGAGCAGCACGCCGCCGACACGCTGACCGAAAGCCGGTTGCTGGCCGATCCGGTGACCGTGCAGATCGTCGCCGAGGGAGCCGCGGACTCGATCGCCGACCTCGAGCGCTGGGGCATGGCGTTCGCACGCGAACGCGACGGCCGCATCTCCCAACGGTTCTTCGGCGCCCACACCTACCGCCGCACCGCGTACGCCGGGGACTACACCGGGCTGGAGCTGCAACGCACGCTGCTCATCCGGGCCGACGAACTCGGAGTCCGGTTTCTCGACTCGATCTACATCACGCAGGTGCTCGTGTGCGACAACGTGGTCTTCGGCGCCTACGGCTTCGACGTCGACGACGGAACGCGCGTGACGATCCATGCCGACGCCGTCATCCTCGCCACGGGCGGGCACACCCGCATCTGGAGGCGTACGTCGGCACGCCGCGACGAGAACACCGGAGATTCGTTCCGGCTCGCGGTCCAGGCGGGCGGCAAGATCCGTGACCCCGAGCTCGTGCAGTTTCACCCGTTCGGCCTGCTGGAGCCCGAAGATGTTGCGGGAACCGTGGTTTCGGAAGCCGCGCGGGGTGAAGGCGGAATCCTGCGCAACGGCCTCGGGGAGCGGTTCATGCGTCGCTACGACGCCGTGCGGATGGAACTTTCGAGCCGTGACCGGGTCGCGCTCGCCGCGTACACCGAGATCCAGGAAGGCCGCGGTACCGCGAGAGGCGGGGTCTGGCTGGACGTCTCGCACCTGCCGCCGGCCCAGATCATGCAACGGCTCCCCCGGGTGTATCAGACCTTGATGGAACTGCAGCTGCTGGACATCACGACCACGCCGATCGAGGTCTCCCCCACCGCGCACTATTCGATGGGCGGTATCTGGGTACGGGCTGAGGACCACAGCACCGGAGTCGCCGGGATGTACGCGATCGGCGAGGCCGCCAGCGGTCTGCACGGGGCCAACCGACTCGGCGGGAACTCGCTCATCGAACTGCTCGTGTACGGCAAGATCGTCGGTCGCGCCGCGGCCGCCTATTCGGCGCGGTTGGCCGCGCACAACCGTTGTCTCGCAGCCGTGTCACGCGCCCGCGAAGAGGTCGACGCGATGCTGACGATCAGGGGCACCCAGCCCGTGCGCTACCTCCAGCGCGCCGTGCGCAACACGATGTCCGAACACGCCGGGGTGGTGCGGACCGAGGCCGGGTTGCGCGCGGGCCTGCGCGCCGTGGCAGACATCGAGTGCCAGATGTCCGACCTCGCGGTGCATCCCGACATCTCCGGATTCGCGGATCTGGCCCATGCATTCGACCTGCAGTCGGGGCTGATCGCGGCACGGGCCACGCTCGAGACGGCGCTGGAGCGGCGGGAGAGCCGCGGCGCCCACATCCGTGCGGACCATCCGCATCCGGACCAGTCGCTGCAGGTCAATCTGGTGTGGGCCGGCCCAGGCCGCATCGAACACGAAAAGCTGCCCGGCATACCGCACGAGATCGCCGCGTTGATGCGGCCCGTGTCGACACTCGGCAAGTTGGTCGAGTAA
- the upp gene encoding uracil phosphoribosyltransferase — MDVRVVDHPLAAARLTTLRDERTDNAGFRAALRDLTLMLVYEATRDAACDEIPVRTPLVETTGCRLANPPLLVPVLRAGLGMVDQAHALIPEAQVGFVGVARDEETHQPTPYLASLPDDLSTRTVFVLDPMLATGGSMAHTIGLLKERNAVDITAVCVVCAPEGIAALEKVAPDMRLITATVDDGLNEIAYIVPGLGDAGDRQFGPR; from the coding sequence ATGGACGTACGGGTCGTTGACCACCCCCTGGCCGCTGCGCGGCTGACCACCCTGCGGGACGAGCGGACCGACAACGCGGGGTTTCGGGCCGCGTTGCGCGACCTCACGCTGATGCTGGTGTACGAAGCCACACGCGACGCCGCGTGCGACGAGATTCCGGTGCGGACGCCGCTGGTCGAGACGACCGGTTGCCGGCTGGCCAACCCGCCGCTGCTGGTGCCGGTGCTGCGCGCCGGGCTGGGCATGGTGGACCAGGCCCACGCGCTGATCCCCGAGGCGCAGGTGGGTTTCGTCGGCGTCGCGCGGGACGAAGAGACACACCAGCCCACGCCGTATCTGGCCTCGCTGCCCGACGATCTGAGCACCCGCACGGTGTTCGTGCTGGACCCGATGCTGGCCACCGGTGGGTCGATGGCCCACACCATCGGTCTGCTGAAGGAGCGCAACGCGGTCGACATCACCGCGGTCTGCGTCGTGTGCGCGCCGGAGGGCATCGCCGCATTGGAGAAGGTGGCGCCGGACATGCGGCTGATCACCGCGACCGTCGACGACGGACTCAACGAGATCGCCTACATCGTCCCGGGTCTCGGCGACGCGGGGGACCGGCAGTTCGGGCCGCGCTAG
- a CDS encoding serine/threonine-protein kinase, producing MSLQSGATFAGFTVVRLLGSGGMGQVYLVRHPRLPRNDALKILPRALAEDRDYRLRFEREADAAAALWHPNIVGVHDRGEYDGQLWISMDFVDGADAGQVLRERFPHGMPRDEAVQIVSAMADALDYAHSCGLLHRDVKPSNILLAAPKGNQRRILLADFGIARQLDDVTGLTATNMTVGTISYAAPEQLMDGPIDGRADQYALAATAFHLLTGSAPYAHSNPAVVISRRLSGPVPRLAETHRELADLDGAMGRALAVDPDQRFASCQDFAAALRAERAVTPPPPQPFEAAAPTMFAQTPPMFTAHAPNVHPAGPMSPPGPPTVQGAPRGRRSGVMIALAGVGVLLLGVVALVAVLLTRDGQPQATTESSATATTERAAPPVTVTVPSTVTVAPPSTSSRMVLPDADTQGFVGYNGAARCGGQDRAVMILRTPQSAVVICRDSAGAMYYRGLRLSDGSTIELGGASAFDGGYAATNPEGPTRYEVSRDGLRIVQNGDVLATEPAVESASP from the coding sequence ATGTCGCTGCAGAGTGGAGCCACCTTCGCGGGCTTCACGGTGGTCCGGCTGCTCGGGTCCGGGGGCATGGGCCAGGTGTACCTGGTTCGGCACCCGCGGCTGCCCCGCAACGATGCGCTCAAGATCCTGCCCCGGGCGCTGGCGGAAGATCGGGACTACCGCCTGCGCTTCGAGCGCGAGGCCGATGCCGCGGCCGCCCTGTGGCACCCCAACATCGTGGGCGTGCACGACCGGGGCGAGTACGACGGTCAGCTGTGGATCTCGATGGACTTCGTCGATGGTGCCGACGCGGGACAGGTGCTGCGGGAACGCTTTCCGCACGGGATGCCCCGCGACGAGGCGGTGCAGATCGTCAGTGCGATGGCCGACGCGCTGGACTACGCGCACAGCTGTGGCCTGCTGCACCGCGACGTCAAGCCGTCGAACATCCTGCTCGCCGCGCCGAAGGGCAATCAACGGCGAATCCTGCTCGCGGACTTCGGAATCGCGCGGCAACTCGACGATGTGACCGGGCTGACCGCCACCAACATGACGGTGGGTACCATCAGCTACGCCGCGCCCGAACAGCTCATGGACGGTCCCATCGACGGGCGGGCGGATCAATACGCGCTGGCGGCGACGGCGTTTCACCTCCTCACCGGATCCGCGCCGTATGCCCACTCGAATCCGGCCGTGGTGATCAGCCGCCGGTTGAGCGGGCCGGTTCCCCGGCTGGCCGAAACACACCGGGAACTCGCCGATCTGGACGGTGCGATGGGCCGGGCGCTGGCGGTCGATCCCGATCAGCGGTTCGCCAGTTGCCAGGATTTCGCCGCGGCGCTGCGGGCCGAGCGGGCGGTCACGCCCCCGCCGCCCCAGCCGTTCGAGGCGGCCGCGCCGACCATGTTCGCCCAGACACCACCGATGTTCACCGCGCACGCACCGAATGTCCATCCGGCAGGCCCGATGTCGCCTCCGGGGCCGCCGACGGTCCAGGGTGCGCCGCGGGGCCGCCGCTCGGGCGTGATGATCGCGCTGGCCGGCGTTGGCGTGTTGTTGCTGGGTGTGGTTGCGCTGGTCGCGGTCTTGCTGACGCGTGACGGGCAGCCGCAGGCCACGACGGAATCGTCGGCGACCGCGACCACCGAGCGTGCGGCACCGCCGGTGACGGTCACGGTGCCGTCCACCGTGACGGTGGCGCCCCCGTCCACGAGTTCGCGGATGGTACTTCCGGATGCGGACACGCAGGGGTTCGTCGGATACAACGGGGCCGCCCGCTGCGGTGGTCAGGATCGGGCCGTGATGATCCTGCGCACGCCGCAGTCCGCGGTGGTCATCTGCCGCGATTCGGCAGGCGCCATGTACTACCGGGGACTGCGCCTCTCCGACGGCAGCACAATCGAATTGGGCGGGGCGTCGGCTTTCGACGGTGGCTACGCCGCGACCAATCCCGAAGGCCCGACCCGGTACGAGGTCAGCCGAGACGGCCTGCGGATCGTCCAGAACGGCGACGTTCTCGCAACCGAACCCGCGGTCGAATCCGCGTCACCATAG